In Aquimarina spinulae, a single window of DNA contains:
- a CDS encoding TonB-dependent receptor, with the protein MQYISYLIIVFLLIPIISIGQEGVISGTITNEKGTPLSTAHIYIPEMNKSTVSDDSGTFRIEHLRSGDYQIVISHIGYQTQQKTITLLKNQPKIKVTIRLAKQLDELSEVTLLSTSEATKIRNSTTTVSVIEAKKLNNRSVTTSDLLSTVPGVQIRQSGGVGNATEVSIQGLSGRQVKLFVNGVPMDFLLPVEELGIGPSLAMLPVNLIKRMEVYKGAVPVSMGADALGGAINIVTRKEKYDFFDTSVAYSSFNTWQATVNARKVMPSGLTAGLTGYYTYSDNNYRLNDVTLINEQGNPESISAKKFHDAFRSYMIKGDVGLIDQSWADYIALNFSYANLYDEIQHNFEMRQPYGEALNKVSVHNNALQYEKKDLIKNLDANLYIGYNRIITNFNDTTLNIYNWRGEVIGQRTSGGEITPSQNKLKLTGDNISGRINLQYNANTTSRILFNGVASFFERSGEDPVAAAFYGNDYYKNPVYINKIVSGIGLEKDFLDKKIVSHSAVKLYHYNAKGFEIENNEIDEIEQQNTEFGGSQSFSWRPNRNFLSKLSYEYATRLPDRIETLGDFSVAVAANPNLKPERSHNINLGGSFKKETWSVEANGFFREIENIIILQAVPPPVLSTYQNLLKTRIIGVEGEISMRPLSWLNITLNGTFQDLRNRSKKEASGVSNDRYFGARLPNKPYLFGNGEIQIIRDSLMKPNDQLQVWWSTRYVEEFFRYWEIDGRKEDKLVVPTQWLHNIGIAYTGKHKQYTVTLETHNIFDQQAYDNFGVQKPGRSWHIKLKTSLFKS; encoded by the coding sequence ATGCAATATATCTCATATCTTATAATTGTTTTTTTACTAATCCCAATCATTTCTATAGGTCAGGAAGGAGTAATTTCTGGTACGATAACCAACGAAAAAGGAACTCCTTTATCTACTGCCCATATATATATTCCTGAAATGAATAAAAGTACTGTATCCGATGATTCAGGTACTTTTAGGATAGAACATTTAAGATCAGGGGACTACCAAATTGTAATATCTCATATAGGATACCAAACGCAACAAAAAACGATAACACTACTTAAAAATCAACCCAAAATAAAAGTAACAATTCGCCTAGCTAAACAACTTGATGAATTAAGTGAAGTAACACTATTAAGTACATCTGAAGCGACAAAAATTAGAAATAGCACAACAACAGTATCTGTTATAGAAGCCAAAAAACTTAATAATAGATCTGTCACTACATCTGATCTTTTAAGTACAGTACCGGGAGTACAGATAAGACAGAGTGGGGGAGTTGGAAATGCCACCGAAGTATCTATTCAAGGGTTAAGCGGCAGGCAAGTAAAACTATTTGTGAATGGAGTTCCTATGGATTTTTTACTTCCAGTAGAAGAGTTAGGAATAGGCCCCTCTCTGGCTATGCTTCCTGTTAACCTTATTAAACGAATGGAAGTATATAAAGGTGCAGTTCCTGTAAGTATGGGAGCAGATGCATTAGGAGGTGCTATTAATATAGTTACAAGAAAAGAGAAGTATGATTTTTTTGACACATCTGTAGCGTATAGTTCATTTAATACATGGCAGGCAACAGTAAATGCGAGAAAAGTAATGCCCTCTGGTTTAACAGCTGGGTTAACAGGGTATTATACGTATTCAGATAATAATTACAGACTAAACGATGTAACACTTATTAATGAACAAGGTAATCCGGAATCAATTTCTGCAAAAAAATTTCATGATGCTTTTAGAAGTTATATGATAAAAGGTGATGTAGGGTTGATAGACCAATCCTGGGCAGATTATATAGCACTCAATTTTTCTTATGCAAATTTATATGATGAGATTCAGCATAATTTCGAAATGAGACAACCTTATGGAGAAGCACTTAACAAAGTTTCTGTACATAATAATGCATTACAATATGAAAAAAAAGATCTTATAAAAAATCTTGATGCTAATCTTTACATAGGGTACAATAGAATCATTACCAATTTTAATGATACAACACTTAATATATACAATTGGAGAGGAGAAGTTATTGGGCAGAGAACCTCTGGAGGTGAGATCACACCTTCTCAAAATAAATTAAAACTTACCGGGGATAATATTTCGGGAAGAATTAATCTTCAATATAATGCCAATACTACTTCACGCATTCTCTTTAATGGTGTGGCTTCCTTTTTTGAACGATCAGGAGAAGATCCCGTTGCAGCTGCGTTTTATGGAAATGATTACTATAAAAACCCTGTGTATATCAATAAAATTGTTAGTGGGATAGGTCTGGAAAAAGATTTTCTGGATAAAAAAATAGTAAGTCACAGTGCTGTAAAATTATATCACTATAACGCAAAAGGTTTTGAAATTGAAAATAATGAAATCGATGAGATAGAACAGCAAAATACAGAATTTGGAGGAAGTCAATCCTTTTCCTGGAGACCTAATCGCAATTTTTTAAGTAAACTATCTTATGAGTATGCCACAAGGTTACCAGATAGAATTGAAACTTTAGGAGATTTTAGTGTCGCAGTAGCGGCCAATCCTAATTTAAAACCCGAAAGAAGTCATAATATTAATCTTGGTGGGAGTTTTAAAAAAGAAACATGGAGTGTAGAAGCTAATGGTTTTTTTAGAGAAATAGAGAATATTATTATACTTCAAGCAGTTCCTCCTCCTGTTTTGAGTACCTATCAAAATTTATTAAAAACAAGAATTATAGGAGTCGAAGGCGAAATTAGCATGCGGCCATTATCATGGTTAAATATTACACTAAATGGCACTTTTCAGGATTTACGAAACCGATCCAAAAAAGAAGCTTCAGGAGTATCTAATGATCGCTATTTTGGGGCTCGATTACCAAATAAACCGTACCTGTTCGGAAACGGAGAAATTCAAATTATCAGAGATAGTTTGATGAAACCTAATGACCAATTACAAGTATGGTGGTCTACCCGTTATGTAGAAGAATTTTTTAGATATTGGGAGATTGATGGACGAAAAGAAGATAAACTAGTCGTACCAACTCAATGGCTTCATAATATAGGGATTGCATACACAGGAAAGCATAAGCAATATACTGTAACTCTCGAAACTCACAACATATTTGATCAACAAGCCTATGATAATTTTGGAGTTCAAAAACCAGGAAGATCATGGCATATTAAATTAAAAACCTCACTATTTAAATCATAA
- a CDS encoding ABC transporter ATP-binding protein, translated as MLEAIDLTKKYGDFTALKSLNLTIKEGEIFCLLGANGAGKSTTINLFLNFIDATHGKAMINNMDVTMHIKETKQLLSYIPENLMLYKNLTGLENLHFFCGLGGGNQNKSELEELLTQSGLQKDFIRKRVSSYSKGMRQKVGIALARARGAKVLLLDEPTSGLDPKASNEFSELLLNMKERGVTTLMATHDLFRAKDTGTHIGIMKEGVLLEKFESKDVSFQDLEKMYLKHMHN; from the coding sequence ATGCTTGAAGCAATTGATTTAACAAAAAAATATGGAGATTTCACTGCTCTAAAATCTTTAAATCTTACGATAAAAGAAGGAGAAATTTTTTGCCTGTTAGGAGCAAATGGAGCAGGGAAATCGACTACTATTAATCTATTTCTAAATTTTATAGATGCAACTCATGGTAAAGCTATGATCAATAATATGGATGTCACCATGCATATTAAGGAAACCAAACAATTGCTATCCTATATTCCCGAAAACCTGATGTTATACAAAAACCTGACCGGGCTAGAAAATCTCCATTTTTTTTGTGGATTAGGCGGAGGAAATCAAAACAAAAGTGAGCTGGAAGAATTATTAACACAATCTGGCTTGCAGAAAGATTTTATACGCAAAAGAGTAAGTAGTTACTCTAAAGGAATGCGCCAAAAAGTGGGTATTGCACTGGCCCGAGCTCGAGGAGCAAAAGTATTACTGCTAGATGAGCCTACATCTGGATTAGATCCCAAAGCCAGTAATGAATTTTCTGAACTATTATTAAATATGAAAGAAAGAGGAGTAACCACATTAATGGCAACACATGATCTTTTTAGAGCAAAAGACACAGGTACACACATTGGTATAATGAAAGAAGGGGTATTGTTAGAAAAGTTTGAATCCAAAGACGTTAGTTTTCAGGATCTTGAAAAAATGTATTTGAAACATATGCACAATTGA
- a CDS encoding L-tyrosine/L-tryptophan isonitrile synthase family protein codes for MKILDNELSKPYTSSSHSDQVTDQARNILTKVMQFRRMMVSEDSCDSPACLSCHNPHLDKVSMAIKQKKKIRFVLPAFPGKSPNPAKVLGYLPDMAEKQALTFLNDLCQQIQSIYEPGAELIICSDGRVFSDIVGISEKHVTSYQIEIDRLIEELNLTALSTFNLDDIDIKSDFDQARYELVKKYGQDLDSLKDKVKNGGARSSNAEEKEANRMYLGLTRFLVEDLMFPGQTRSKSSIQKECKVKAYQAIIRSNAWTDLIAEKFPEAIRLSIHPQICGSKKIGIQLLGRETWMTPWHAVAVHTGNEFVLMKHREVKKLNAKLVQDENGHSSHYELMPQN; via the coding sequence ATGAAAATTTTAGATAATGAACTAAGTAAACCTTACACATCATCTAGTCACTCTGACCAAGTTACAGATCAAGCGAGAAATATTTTAACCAAAGTCATGCAATTTCGGCGAATGATGGTATCCGAAGATAGCTGCGATTCTCCTGCATGCTTAAGTTGTCACAATCCACACTTGGATAAAGTTTCTATGGCCATTAAGCAAAAAAAGAAAATTAGATTTGTCTTACCGGCATTTCCTGGTAAATCTCCTAATCCGGCAAAAGTTTTAGGGTATCTTCCTGACATGGCAGAAAAGCAAGCTCTTACATTTTTAAATGATCTCTGTCAACAAATTCAAAGTATTTACGAGCCAGGAGCAGAGTTAATTATATGTTCTGATGGTAGAGTTTTTAGCGATATTGTAGGGATTTCTGAAAAGCATGTAACTTCTTATCAAATTGAAATTGATCGCCTTATTGAAGAGTTAAACCTTACAGCGCTTTCTACTTTTAACCTTGATGATATAGATATTAAAAGTGATTTTGATCAAGCCCGTTATGAGCTTGTAAAAAAGTATGGACAAGATCTGGATAGCTTAAAAGATAAAGTAAAAAATGGAGGGGCAAGATCGAGCAATGCAGAAGAAAAAGAAGCTAATCGTATGTACCTCGGGCTTACACGTTTTCTTGTTGAAGATTTAATGTTTCCTGGACAAACAAGATCTAAAAGCTCAATTCAAAAAGAATGTAAAGTAAAAGCGTATCAGGCAATTATAAGAAGTAATGCCTGGACCGATTTGATTGCAGAAAAATTTCCCGAAGCAATACGCCTATCGATACACCCTCAGATCTGTGGTTCTAAAAAAATTGGAATTCAACTTCTGGGAAGGGAAACATGGATGACGCCCTGGCACGCAGTCGCTGTACATACTGGTAACGAATTTGTACTTATGAAGCACCGGGAAGTTAAAAAGTTAAATGCAAAATTAGTTCAGGACGAAAACGGACACTCTAGCCACTACGAATTGATGCCTCAAAATTAG
- a CDS encoding HAD family hydrolase translates to MQIKKQYKGIIFDLDGTLLNTLGTYSHIMNELLEKNKFPIHTMKNYREFIGNGAKNFVTLSVPSEHRTEELIAHLLHEFHLQYENLYTQHSEAYAGIMDVLIDLQSAGITLALLSNKLHDLTLKCASHFFPDIKFSHIIGQSDKYKKPDPSGVLDLSKLLKIPLDQLVFVGDTDVDIITAQNAGVDSIAVTWGFRDEKNLVSLSPNYMIRSPKELIEFLPFSKQI, encoded by the coding sequence ATGCAAATTAAAAAACAATACAAGGGGATAATTTTTGATTTAGACGGAACCCTTTTAAATACATTAGGAACATATAGTCATATCATGAATGAGCTTTTGGAAAAAAATAAATTTCCGATTCATACCATGAAAAACTATCGTGAATTTATTGGAAACGGAGCAAAAAACTTTGTAACCCTATCCGTTCCTTCTGAGCATAGAACTGAAGAATTGATAGCGCATTTACTCCATGAGTTCCATTTGCAATATGAAAATTTATACACTCAACATTCTGAAGCATATGCTGGCATAATGGATGTATTAATAGATTTACAATCTGCCGGAATAACACTCGCTCTATTATCTAACAAATTACATGATTTAACTCTTAAATGTGCAAGCCATTTTTTTCCAGATATCAAATTCAGTCATATTATAGGTCAGTCTGATAAATACAAAAAACCAGACCCCAGTGGGGTTTTGGATCTATCGAAATTATTAAAAATCCCTCTGGATCAATTAGTATTTGTTGGTGATACAGACGTTGATATAATCACAGCTCAAAATGCGGGTGTTGATAGTATTGCAGTAACATGGGGATTTAGAGATGAAAAAAACCTGGTATCCTTATCTCCTAATTACATGATAAGAAGTCCAAAAGAACTCATAGAATTCCTGCCATTTTCTAAACAAATTTAA
- a CDS encoding TauD/TfdA dioxygenase family protein — MNFRTTKLNPFGLLIEPINGKEDIRDLDINELKSVLSKEHLIVLRGFQSFDSAEDFSDYCEKFGEICLWPFGKVLELVVQDNPGDHIFDNTYIPLHWDGMYRKQVPETQVFHCVSSPGIDNGGGTTFTNTKMILEEVSENTKESWSKVSCVYSRKMEFYDSKTIAPLLNKHQEKEYSVIRYCEPPNHSDESFVNHPGFEVEGIPKQEIGDFLQNLNKTLYAPEYLYTHRWETGDIVFSDNSTLLHGREPFTKGAPRHLRRVQLLGKTPDNPHLIYTK; from the coding sequence ATGAATTTTAGAACCACAAAATTAAATCCATTTGGTTTATTAATTGAGCCCATTAACGGAAAGGAAGATATTCGGGATTTAGATATAAATGAACTGAAAAGTGTGCTATCAAAAGAACATCTAATTGTTTTGAGAGGGTTTCAGAGTTTTGACAGCGCCGAAGATTTCTCTGACTATTGCGAAAAATTCGGAGAAATTTGTTTGTGGCCTTTCGGAAAAGTTCTGGAACTTGTTGTTCAGGATAATCCCGGAGACCATATTTTTGACAATACTTATATTCCTCTTCATTGGGATGGTATGTATCGTAAACAAGTTCCCGAGACGCAAGTATTTCATTGTGTAAGTTCTCCTGGAATTGATAATGGAGGAGGAACAACTTTTACCAATACAAAAATGATTTTAGAAGAAGTCTCAGAAAATACTAAAGAATCTTGGAGTAAAGTAAGTTGTGTGTATTCACGAAAAATGGAGTTTTATGATAGCAAAACGATTGCTCCGCTCCTTAATAAACACCAGGAAAAAGAGTACTCTGTAATTCGCTATTGTGAACCTCCAAATCATAGCGATGAATCGTTTGTTAATCATCCAGGCTTTGAAGTCGAGGGGATTCCAAAACAGGAAATCGGAGATTTTCTTCAAAATCTTAATAAAACGCTCTACGCTCCAGAATATCTCTATACCCATCGATGGGAAACAGGAGATATTGTATTTTCTGATAATAGCACTTTATTACATGGTCGCGAACCTTTTACCAAAGGCGCTCCCAGACACCTTAGAAGAGTACAATTACTAGGGAAAACACCAGATAATCCACATCTTATATATACAAAATGA
- a CDS encoding tautomerase family protein has translation MPYISFESTKLEKEIKQKLIEQLTEISADITGVPKKLFLVSIKEIPDDDMAVGGKTVRELKIINKTSN, from the coding sequence ATGCCATACATATCATTTGAATCAACTAAACTCGAAAAAGAAATTAAGCAGAAACTAATTGAACAATTAACAGAAATATCTGCAGATATTACAGGTGTTCCAAAAAAATTATTCCTAGTTTCAATAAAAGAAATCCCGGATGATGACATGGCCGTTGGAGGGAAGACAGTAAGAGAGCTAAAAATAATTAATAAAACCAGTAACTAG
- a CDS encoding YceI family protein, with protein MKKIILVVVIIFLIPTTYAQQDLRIDTGKSIINWQGSDLLNLNTHNGTVKLKNGVIRRKGILITGGEFEIDMNSIINIGDQYNEMLITHLKSKDFFNVKKHPIAKLEIINTRYINATNLDVIAYLTINDIRHIIQYQSTIENINNQVLMKSKFVIDRTLWKINYKSKNFLINLKDDIISNTIDFEVFVVANQDGC; from the coding sequence ATGAAAAAAATAATTCTAGTAGTGGTAATAATTTTTTTAATTCCTACAACTTATGCACAACAAGATTTAAGAATAGATACTGGTAAAAGTATTATTAATTGGCAAGGTTCTGATCTTCTAAATTTGAATACACATAATGGAACGGTAAAACTTAAAAACGGTGTTATACGTAGAAAGGGAATTCTTATTACAGGAGGAGAATTTGAAATTGATATGAATTCTATTATCAATATAGGTGATCAATATAACGAAATGTTGATCACCCATTTGAAGAGTAAAGACTTTTTTAACGTTAAAAAACATCCAATTGCTAAATTAGAAATTATTAATACCCGGTATATAAATGCTACAAATTTGGATGTAATTGCATATCTAACTATCAATGATATAAGGCACATCATACAGTATCAATCTACTATCGAAAACATCAATAATCAAGTATTGATGAAGTCTAAATTTGTAATTGATAGAACATTGTGGAAAATCAACTATAAATCCAAAAATTTCCTTATTAACCTGAAGGATGATATCATATCAAACACTATTGATTTTGAAGTATTTGTAGTAGCAAATCAGGATGGATGTTAA
- a CDS encoding FAD-binding protein gives MITKETDIFIVGAGPVGLACAYLAELSGLKTIIIDKSEGPLEVGRADALNARTLQLLEVADLFKELYPLGLPCNTSSIWEKGKFVSRQSYWWDELEGCFHKHFLMLGQAFVEKLLDEKLTSINAPVVRQTTLEDIQVTEEGCISTLSNGDVIKSDYLIGADGSHSFVRNYFDIPFEITRPQIVWAVIDAVFETDFTKVPEIIVFQSETSDVAWIPREGNIDRFYIRMDRKDFVIEDAMEKINFAMSPHTVKIKELVWFSQFSVKESVAENYLIQDRVILAGDACHIHSVNGGQGLNTGLADSFNLIWKLNMIKNHGADQSLLNLYETERKPVALSVIQSSGELVRSTKYSNSGTHAKDYVKIVEKRAGNITGMGIRYSENGMAGTRIYDIEVNQGEKKNQLYSLLDYTRFTLLYFGNQKIDLELPDFVKVIQIHSNDSQHGFWTDSKYYKDQTILVRPDSYIESVGSLDQTDSLIKDLVRKYSKNSVSLMV, from the coding sequence ATGATAACAAAAGAAACAGATATTTTTATTGTAGGAGCCGGACCGGTTGGGCTAGCTTGTGCATATCTAGCAGAGCTCTCGGGATTAAAAACAATCATTATAGATAAATCTGAAGGCCCGCTAGAAGTAGGAAGAGCAGATGCTCTTAATGCGAGAACACTACAACTACTTGAAGTTGCTGACTTATTTAAAGAACTCTATCCTCTGGGCTTGCCTTGTAATACAAGTTCGATATGGGAAAAGGGAAAGTTTGTATCACGACAATCGTATTGGTGGGATGAGCTTGAAGGTTGTTTTCACAAACATTTTTTGATGCTGGGACAAGCATTTGTAGAGAAACTCTTAGATGAAAAACTTACATCAATTAATGCACCTGTAGTAAGACAAACAACATTAGAAGATATTCAGGTTACAGAAGAGGGGTGTATCAGTACTCTTTCTAATGGAGATGTAATAAAATCAGATTATCTTATAGGAGCAGATGGCTCTCATTCTTTTGTTCGTAATTACTTCGATATACCTTTCGAGATTACACGGCCTCAAATTGTATGGGCAGTAATTGATGCTGTATTCGAAACTGATTTTACAAAAGTTCCCGAAATTATAGTTTTCCAATCAGAAACATCAGATGTTGCCTGGATTCCCAGGGAAGGAAATATTGATAGGTTCTATATCAGAATGGATCGCAAAGATTTTGTTATAGAAGATGCTATGGAAAAAATTAATTTCGCGATGTCACCACATACAGTTAAGATAAAAGAGCTGGTTTGGTTTTCTCAATTTTCTGTAAAAGAATCTGTTGCAGAAAACTATCTTATTCAAGACCGTGTAATTCTAGCCGGAGATGCTTGCCATATTCACTCTGTGAATGGAGGGCAAGGTTTAAATACCGGCCTGGCGGATTCATTTAACTTAATTTGGAAATTGAATATGATAAAAAATCATGGTGCTGATCAAAGTCTGCTCAATTTATATGAAACCGAGAGAAAACCAGTTGCTCTTAGTGTAATTCAGAGTTCTGGAGAACTTGTGCGTTCTACAAAATATTCAAACTCTGGTACCCATGCAAAAGATTATGTTAAGATTGTAGAAAAGAGAGCAGGAAATATTACAGGTATGGGCATTCGCTATAGTGAGAATGGAATGGCGGGAACAAGAATTTATGATATCGAAGTGAATCAGGGAGAAAAGAAAAATCAATTGTACTCCCTTCTTGATTATACCAGGTTTACGCTTCTTTATTTTGGCAATCAAAAAATAGATTTAGAATTACCAGATTTTGTGAAAGTAATACAAATTCATTCCAATGATTCGCAACATGGATTTTGGACAGATAGTAAATACTATAAGGATCAGACTATTTTGGTTAGACCTGATTCTTATATCGAATCTGTTGGTTCACTAGACCAAACAGATTCCTTAATTAAAGACCTTGTTCGTAAATATTCAAAAAATAGTGTCTCATTAATGGTGTAA